The following coding sequences are from one Paenibacillus sp. FSL R5-0912 window:
- a CDS encoding thiamine pyrophosphate-dependent enzyme, whose amino-acid sequence MAIDYEKEVGSAKVEQKFLYESGNEMAAYAAHQINYHVMGYFPISPSTEVAQFLDTMKASGQHDIMLVPSDGEHSSAGICYGASTAGGRVFNATSAQGYMFMLEQLPVQAGTRMPMVMNLICRSISGPLNIHGDHSDLYFALNTGWPILMCRDPQSVYDMNLMALKLAEHAKVRLPVMVASDGYFTSHQKRRVQAFAHREDVHKFVGEQPPVGFTDTLDRNNPVTVGPYMNEPDYINNRYQQSVAMYNAGDVFEEIAAEFAVLTGRHYPMIEQYRMEDADVAVFLMNSASEIIKDVVDQLRLQGIKAGAISPNMIRPFPQKQIAEALKNVKAITVGDRADSVGGHGGNMVNEIKAALFTYGNTTTKVISRIYGLGGKDFYAEDGHHFFQLAMDAVVADRVEVPFDYYGHNPGAPENAPKRLLKPMNFDLLKTGLITVNKNEETGKLAVKIPPIRSLMKKPRRLSPGHGACPGCGIFSGLELFFKGIEGDIVALYHTGCAMVTTTGYPYSSHKSTFIHNLFQNGAATLSGVVEMFWERKRRGELDGLGLQDDFTFVMVTGDGGMDIGMGPAIGAALRGHKMIIVEYDNEGYMNTGAQQSYSTPLGHRTSTSSIGKTQQGKLTQHKDTAQIMAATNIPYVFTGCEAYPQDLLKKAAKAQWYAQNEGLVYGKILIACPLNWMSEDKDGTDIVSLAVESCFFPLYEVEQGMTNITYNPEDKEKRIEVSAWLKTMGKTRHLLKPENEPALRSFENEVQRRWSRLKAKHEHPDL is encoded by the coding sequence GTGGCTATTGATTATGAAAAAGAAGTAGGCTCCGCAAAAGTGGAGCAGAAATTCCTATATGAATCAGGCAATGAAATGGCTGCTTATGCCGCCCATCAGATTAACTATCATGTTATGGGGTATTTCCCGATCTCGCCGTCGACGGAGGTTGCCCAGTTCCTCGATACCATGAAAGCCAGCGGCCAGCATGACATTATGCTGGTGCCTTCCGATGGGGAGCACAGCTCCGCCGGGATCTGTTACGGCGCTTCAACAGCAGGCGGCCGTGTGTTCAATGCTACCAGTGCTCAAGGGTACATGTTCATGCTGGAGCAGTTGCCTGTACAAGCAGGTACGCGGATGCCTATGGTTATGAACCTGATCTGCCGTTCGATCTCGGGTCCGCTGAATATTCACGGTGACCATTCCGACTTGTATTTCGCCCTGAACACCGGCTGGCCGATCCTGATGTGCCGTGATCCGCAGTCCGTATATGATATGAATCTGATGGCATTGAAGCTTGCGGAGCATGCCAAGGTCCGCCTTCCGGTTATGGTTGCTTCCGACGGTTATTTCACCTCTCACCAGAAGCGCCGTGTGCAGGCTTTTGCCCACCGCGAGGATGTTCACAAGTTCGTAGGCGAGCAGCCGCCAGTTGGCTTCACAGATACGCTGGACCGCAATAACCCAGTTACTGTAGGTCCTTATATGAACGAACCGGATTATATCAACAACCGTTATCAGCAGTCGGTAGCCATGTACAATGCCGGTGACGTGTTTGAAGAGATCGCAGCGGAATTCGCTGTGCTGACAGGCCGCCATTATCCCATGATCGAGCAGTACCGGATGGAGGATGCCGATGTGGCCGTATTCCTGATGAACTCCGCTTCGGAGATTATCAAGGATGTAGTTGACCAGCTGCGTCTGCAAGGAATCAAAGCGGGAGCGATCTCCCCGAATATGATCCGCCCGTTCCCGCAGAAGCAGATTGCTGAAGCGCTGAAGAATGTCAAAGCCATTACTGTAGGTGACCGTGCGGATTCCGTCGGCGGACACGGCGGCAATATGGTTAACGAAATTAAGGCTGCATTGTTCACCTACGGCAACACTACCACTAAGGTAATCAGCCGTATCTACGGACTGGGCGGTAAAGACTTCTATGCTGAAGACGGCCATCACTTCTTCCAGCTCGCAATGGATGCCGTGGTAGCGGACCGCGTAGAAGTGCCGTTTGATTACTACGGACATAATCCGGGAGCGCCGGAGAATGCGCCGAAGCGTCTGCTGAAGCCGATGAACTTTGATCTGTTGAAGACCGGACTGATTACGGTGAACAAGAATGAAGAAACAGGTAAGCTGGCCGTGAAGATTCCGCCGATCCGCTCCCTGATGAAGAAGCCAAGACGTCTGTCTCCGGGACATGGCGCATGTCCGGGCTGTGGTATTTTCTCCGGCCTGGAGCTGTTCTTCAAAGGGATTGAAGGGGATATCGTAGCGCTGTATCACACCGGCTGTGCCATGGTTACAACTACCGGCTATCCTTATTCGTCACATAAATCAACGTTCATCCACAACCTCTTCCAGAACGGTGCAGCTACGCTGTCCGGTGTGGTCGAAATGTTCTGGGAACGCAAACGCCGCGGCGAGCTGGACGGCCTGGGGCTGCAGGATGACTTCACCTTCGTTATGGTAACCGGTGACGGCGGTATGGACATTGGTATGGGTCCGGCGATTGGCGCTGCGCTGCGCGGCCACAAGATGATTATCGTGGAATACGATAACGAGGGCTACATGAATACAGGTGCACAGCAGTCCTATTCCACACCGCTCGGACACCGTACTTCGACTTCGAGCATCGGCAAAACCCAGCAGGGCAAGCTGACCCAGCATAAGGACACTGCACAGATTATGGCTGCGACCAATATCCCTTATGTCTTCACCGGCTGTGAAGCTTACCCGCAGGATCTGCTGAAGAAGGCTGCGAAGGCTCAGTGGTATGCTCAGAATGAAGGTCTCGTCTATGGCAAGATTCTGATCGCCTGTCCGCTCAACTGGATGAGTGAAGACAAAGACGGTACAGATATCGTCTCCCTGGCCGTTGAGTCCTGCTTCTTCCCGCTCTATGAAGTAGAGCAGGGCATGACCAACATCACGTATAACCCGGAAGACAAGGAGAAACGGATTGAAGTCTCCGCCTGGCTGAAGACTATGGGCAAAACGCGCCATCTGCTGAAGCCGGAGAACGAGCCTGCACTGCGTAGCTTCGAGAATGAGGTACAGCGCCGCTGGAGCCGTCTCAAAGCGAAACATGAGCATCCGGATTTGTAA
- a CDS encoding 2-oxoacid:acceptor oxidoreductase family protein has product MVQLPKVNELGFFEIRLESIGGLGANLAGKMLAEAGVVGAGLNGVSFSSYGSEKKGSAVKAHIRFCDMDTHIRDTSPVERPHVVGVFHEALAKTVNVTSGIHEHSTVLVNSAKTPEELKELLKMKAGTIAVIDATSIALKEKNRVNMAMLGALFRLCPFLDTDIMKGVIEKSLGKKYPQAVQSAITTFDRGYNEVKFLHFELAAGDSMPVYVRSDISALGYETQPIGGTITNPGGSFLKNLSISRSGMLPVYENESCINCAQCDTVCPDQCFVWEERLDRKGRSQMFLLGIDYQYCKGCLKCIGACPTSALSSTREKEGYADSHTVKHTFDLVTQV; this is encoded by the coding sequence GTGGTACAATTGCCAAAAGTAAATGAGCTCGGTTTCTTTGAGATTCGTCTCGAATCTATTGGAGGCCTGGGTGCGAACCTTGCCGGTAAGATGCTCGCAGAAGCGGGTGTAGTCGGCGCAGGACTCAATGGCGTCAGTTTTTCATCGTATGGTTCGGAAAAGAAGGGGTCGGCGGTTAAAGCTCATATCCGTTTCTGCGATATGGACACTCATATCCGTGATACCTCCCCGGTAGAACGTCCGCATGTTGTAGGTGTTTTTCACGAAGCGCTTGCCAAGACCGTTAACGTAACCAGCGGAATTCATGAACACAGTACCGTTCTTGTGAACTCGGCCAAGACGCCGGAAGAACTCAAAGAACTGCTGAAGATGAAGGCCGGTACGATTGCAGTAATCGATGCCACCAGCATCGCGCTGAAAGAGAAGAACCGGGTGAATATGGCGATGCTTGGCGCGCTGTTCCGGCTCTGTCCGTTCCTGGATACCGATATTATGAAGGGCGTTATTGAGAAATCGCTCGGCAAGAAATATCCGCAGGCGGTCCAGTCGGCCATTACGACCTTTGACCGTGGCTATAATGAAGTGAAATTCCTGCATTTCGAGCTGGCTGCCGGCGACAGCATGCCGGTGTATGTCCGCTCCGATATTTCCGCTCTCGGCTACGAGACTCAGCCGATAGGCGGCACCATCACGAACCCGGGCGGCAGTTTCCTGAAGAACCTCAGCATCTCCCGTTCCGGTATGCTTCCGGTCTATGAGAATGAGTCCTGCATCAACTGCGCACAGTGTGACACGGTATGTCCGGATCAATGCTTCGTATGGGAAGAACGGCTGGACCGCAAGGGCCGTTCACAGATGTTCCTGCTCGGCATTGACTATCAATATTGCAAAGGCTGCCTGAAATGCATCGGCGCCTGCCCGACCTCGGCGCTCTCCAGCACCCGGGAGAAGGAAGGCTATGCAGACAGCCATACCGTGAAGCATACGTTTGATCTGGTTACTCAAGTCTAA
- a CDS encoding glycosyl hydrolase family 8 has protein sequence MNKQGKRKLHWKSLMLLCLALFILPAGSAFAAVNKPFPQHTTYTAGTIKPNNVTQTVMDNAVKTKWDAWKGAYLKPAGTGKYYVKYNSDGETVSEAHGYGMLFTVLMAGYDTNAQNYYNGLYNYYTAHPSSINPYLMSWKQNSSFQNIEGEDSATDGDMDIAYSLLLAHRQWGSSGTINYLQAATNIINAIMDNEINQTQWTIRLGDWANSGSYNTATRPSDFMLSHLKAFQSATGDARWQNVTDKTYTIINNLYTGYSSTTGLLPDFVVYSSNTYKPAAANFLEDANDGNYNYNSCRTPWRITTDYLLTGDNRALSQLNQLNSWIKTKVSNTPGNIKDGYKLNGTTFGSYNSGAFYAPFGVSAMTSSGNQSWLNSLWSHTSGSAAEDYYEDSIKLFSMIVMSGNWWTY, from the coding sequence ATGAATAAGCAAGGGAAACGCAAGCTGCACTGGAAAAGTCTGATGCTTCTTTGTCTGGCGCTCTTTATCCTGCCTGCCGGGTCCGCTTTCGCCGCAGTGAACAAACCGTTCCCGCAGCATACGACCTATACGGCCGGAACCATCAAACCGAATAATGTTACGCAGACGGTTATGGATAATGCGGTTAAGACCAAATGGGATGCCTGGAAGGGTGCATATCTCAAACCGGCCGGGACAGGCAAATATTATGTTAAATATAATTCAGACGGGGAGACCGTCTCTGAAGCGCATGGCTACGGCATGCTGTTCACTGTCCTGATGGCCGGTTACGACACCAATGCGCAGAACTACTATAACGGACTCTACAATTATTACACAGCACATCCAAGCTCCATCAATCCTTATCTGATGTCCTGGAAACAGAACAGCAGCTTCCAGAATATCGAAGGCGAGGATTCCGCAACGGATGGTGATATGGATATTGCGTACTCGCTGCTGCTGGCTCACAGACAATGGGGAAGCAGCGGGACGATCAACTATTTGCAGGCAGCTACTAACATCATTAATGCAATCATGGATAATGAGATCAATCAGACCCAGTGGACCATCCGCCTGGGGGACTGGGCGAACAGCGGTTCATACAATACAGCAACCCGTCCTTCCGATTTCATGCTCAGCCATTTGAAGGCCTTCCAGTCCGCTACCGGCGATGCCCGCTGGCAGAATGTAACGGATAAGACTTATACGATTATTAACAACCTCTATACCGGTTATAGCTCTACCACCGGTCTGCTGCCAGATTTCGTAGTCTACTCCAGTAACACCTATAAACCGGCCGCAGCGAATTTCCTGGAGGATGCCAACGACGGCAATTATAACTACAATTCATGCCGTACCCCGTGGCGGATTACCACCGATTATTTGCTCACAGGCGATAACCGTGCCTTGTCCCAGCTGAATCAGCTGAACAGCTGGATCAAGACTAAGGTAAGCAATACTCCGGGCAACATCAAGGACGGCTACAAGCTGAACGGAACCACTTTCGGCAGCTACAACAGCGGCGCGTTCTATGCTCCGTTCGGCGTAAGTGCGATGACTTCATCAGGCAACCAGAGCTGGCTGAATTCACTCTGGAGCCATACGTCAGGCAGCGCGGCAGAGGATTATTATGAAGACAGCATTAAGCTGTTCTCCATGATCGTAATGTCCGGTAACTGGTGGACTTACTAA
- a CDS encoding nicotinate phosphoribosyltransferase: MRRELALHTDKYQINMMYAHWVNGTHKRRAVFEAYFRKLPFGNGFAVFAGLERIAQYIAELRFTEDDIRYLSEQEENYAPAFLEELLQFHFQGSIHSMKEGALVFPDEPLIRVEGTIMEAQLVETAILNFMNYQTLIATKASRIKQVAPNDTLLEFGTRRAQEADAAVWGARAAYVGGFHATSNMLAGKMFGIPTKGTHAHSWVQSFPSEQEAFDAYARVMPDGVTLLVDTFDTLRSGVPNAINTAKKLEAQGKRMNGIRLDSGDLAYLSRKARQMLDEAGLQYVKIVASNDLDENTIMNLKSQGAAIDTWGVGTQLITASDQPSLGGVYKLVEIESPSGEMIPTIKISSNPEKVSTPGKKAVYRIIGQNGKALADYISFSGEEAPRNGVRLKLFNPLHPYMRKHVEHYEALPMLEPIVVNGFQVYQLPDLNEIRRYHQEQLDLFWPEYLRKLNPEVFRVNLSEQLWNRKQQLIAEHMMTDVE, translated from the coding sequence TTGAGGAGAGAACTTGCTCTACATACAGACAAATATCAGATTAATATGATGTACGCCCATTGGGTTAACGGCACGCACAAACGCCGGGCTGTATTTGAAGCTTATTTCCGCAAGCTGCCGTTCGGCAACGGGTTCGCGGTATTTGCAGGCCTGGAGCGGATTGCCCAGTATATTGCTGAACTGCGGTTCACAGAGGATGATATCCGCTACTTGTCGGAGCAGGAGGAGAATTATGCACCGGCGTTTCTGGAGGAGCTGCTGCAGTTCCATTTCCAGGGCAGCATACATTCGATGAAGGAAGGCGCGCTTGTCTTCCCGGATGAGCCGCTGATCCGCGTGGAAGGCACGATTATGGAGGCTCAGCTGGTGGAGACAGCCATCCTGAACTTCATGAACTACCAGACCCTGATTGCGACCAAAGCTTCCCGGATCAAGCAAGTGGCCCCGAATGATACGCTACTTGAGTTCGGAACGCGGCGTGCGCAGGAAGCAGATGCGGCCGTATGGGGTGCCCGGGCAGCGTATGTGGGCGGCTTCCATGCGACCTCCAACATGCTGGCCGGCAAAATGTTCGGCATTCCTACGAAGGGCACCCATGCCCATTCCTGGGTGCAGAGCTTCCCGAGCGAACAGGAAGCCTTCGACGCTTACGCGAGAGTAATGCCGGACGGCGTTACCCTGCTGGTCGATACCTTCGATACCCTGCGCAGCGGTGTGCCGAATGCGATTAACACCGCCAAGAAGCTGGAGGCGCAGGGCAAACGGATGAACGGCATCCGGCTCGACAGCGGTGACTTAGCCTATTTATCCCGCAAAGCCCGGCAAATGCTCGATGAAGCCGGCCTGCAGTATGTGAAGATCGTTGCCTCCAATGACCTGGATGAGAACACGATCATGAACTTGAAGTCGCAAGGGGCGGCTATTGATACGTGGGGGGTCGGAACCCAGCTGATTACAGCTTCCGATCAGCCTTCTCTAGGCGGAGTATACAAGCTGGTCGAGATTGAATCTCCAAGCGGAGAGATGATTCCAACGATCAAGATTTCCTCTAATCCCGAGAAGGTATCGACTCCCGGCAAAAAGGCCGTTTACCGCATTATCGGGCAGAACGGTAAAGCCCTGGCAGATTACATCAGCTTCTCCGGGGAAGAGGCGCCGCGTAACGGTGTCCGGCTCAAGCTGTTCAATCCGCTGCATCCTTATATGAGAAAACATGTGGAGCACTATGAAGCGCTGCCAATGCTGGAGCCGATTGTAGTGAACGGCTTCCAGGTCTATCAGCTGCCGGATCTGAACGAGATCCGCCGCTACCATCAGGAGCAGCTTGATCTGTTCTGGCCGGAGTACCTGCGTAAGCTGAACCCTGAAGTATTCCGCGTGAATCTCAGCGAGCAGCTGTGGAACCGCAAGCAGCAGCTGATCGCGGAGCATATGATGACGGATGTGGAATAG
- a CDS encoding cysteine hydrolase family protein, which translates to MRALIVIDFTNDFIDGSLPVGQPGIEIAPRVSQLTEQFVQSGDYVVMAVDLHEADDPYHPESKLFPPHNLRGSQGRELYGNLKAVYEANREAIYWMDKTRYSAFSGTDLALKLRERGITELHLIGVCTDICVLHTAVDAYNLGFSIIVHEDAVASFNPDGHTWALGHFRGSLGAKVVAIT; encoded by the coding sequence ATGAGAGCACTAATCGTAATTGATTTCACCAATGATTTCATTGACGGAAGTCTGCCGGTAGGGCAGCCCGGTATCGAGATTGCGCCACGGGTCAGCCAGCTCACGGAACAGTTCGTGCAGAGCGGGGATTATGTTGTGATGGCTGTAGACTTGCATGAAGCAGATGATCCATATCATCCGGAGAGTAAATTATTTCCGCCGCATAATCTGCGGGGCAGTCAAGGACGTGAGCTCTACGGCAACCTGAAGGCCGTGTACGAAGCGAACCGTGAAGCCATCTACTGGATGGACAAAACCCGGTACAGCGCTTTTAGCGGCACGGATCTCGCGCTGAAGCTGCGTGAACGCGGCATTACCGAGCTGCACCTGATCGGAGTATGTACGGATATCTGTGTGCTGCATACGGCAGTGGATGCGTATAATCTGGGATTCAGCATTATTGTACACGAGGATGCGGTAGCCAGCTTCAACCCGGACGGGCATACTTGGGCACTGGGACATTTCCGGGGCAGTCTCGGAGCGAAGGTAGTCGCTATCACATAG
- a CDS encoding NUDIX domain-containing protein: MSENVEQTYNSKKYRTPDGVPADIVMFTLTKRERKTVTKTLPLRELKVMLIRRKKWPYAGMWALPGGFCQEDESIYDAATRELKEETGVDGGHLEYLGVYSKPGRDPRGWIISHAFFALVEEWMLEQRQASDDAGEVGLFTLQEALEKLELAFDHHDIITDAYLRIQQQMLQTTIARQFLPRHFTLSELYQVIQTVVPEFKEPNFIRKITSTRSRQGILKEVSDEAGNPLSSNQYSQRPAQLYMFTDHEPLLSIYT, from the coding sequence GTGAGCGAGAACGTGGAACAAACCTATAACTCCAAAAAATACCGCACTCCGGACGGCGTTCCGGCGGATATTGTCATGTTTACGCTGACCAAACGCGAACGGAAGACGGTCACGAAGACACTCCCGCTGCGGGAGTTGAAAGTTATGCTGATCCGGCGCAAGAAATGGCCCTATGCAGGTATGTGGGCTTTGCCGGGCGGTTTTTGCCAGGAAGATGAATCGATCTATGATGCGGCTACGCGTGAGCTGAAGGAAGAGACCGGCGTAGACGGCGGCCATTTGGAATATCTCGGTGTCTACAGCAAGCCGGGGCGCGATCCGCGGGGCTGGATCATCAGCCATGCGTTTTTTGCACTGGTCGAGGAGTGGATGCTGGAGCAGCGTCAGGCCTCTGATGATGCAGGGGAGGTTGGCCTGTTCACCCTGCAGGAAGCGCTGGAGAAGCTGGAGCTGGCTTTTGACCACCATGATATTATTACCGACGCTTATCTGCGGATTCAGCAGCAAATGCTGCAGACTACGATTGCACGGCAGTTTCTGCCGCGCCATTTCACGCTAAGTGAGCTGTATCAGGTGATCCAGACGGTCGTGCCTGAATTCAAGGAACCGAATTTTATCCGTAAAATTACGTCAACACGCAGCCGGCAGGGTATATTAAAGGAAGTAAGTGATGAAGCGGGCAATCCGCTCAGCTCCAATCAATACTCCCAGCGTCCGGCACAGCTCTATATGTTCACGGACCATGAACCTTTATTATCGATTTATACCTAA
- a CDS encoding RicAFT regulatory complex protein RicA family protein, translating to MQTHNTRDLIVREDIMGKAKELATLISTSEEVRHFQQAEQKILNHDRVQGLIATIKKKQKEIVAFESFKNQAMVAKIEQEIEVLQDEIDSIPVVNEFQQSQSDINYLLQLVISVIRDTVSDKINVEAGTEAPPSTCGD from the coding sequence ATGCAGACCCACAACACCCGTGATTTAATCGTAAGAGAGGATATTATGGGCAAAGCGAAGGAGCTGGCTACACTCATCTCCACCAGTGAAGAGGTCCGGCATTTCCAGCAGGCCGAGCAGAAAATTCTGAATCACGATCGTGTACAGGGTTTGATTGCTACCATTAAGAAGAAGCAGAAGGAGATTGTGGCCTTTGAGAGCTTCAAGAATCAGGCGATGGTCGCCAAGATTGAACAGGAAATTGAAGTGCTGCAGGATGAAATAGACAGTATTCCGGTCGTGAACGAGTTCCAGCAGAGCCAGAGCGACATTAACTATCTGCTGCAGCTGGTTATCTCCGTTATCAGGGATACCGTCTCGGACAAAATCAATGTGGAAGCAGGCACAGAAGCGCCTCCATCCACTTGCGGTGACTAA
- the miaB gene encoding tRNA (N6-isopentenyl adenosine(37)-C2)-methylthiotransferase MiaB: MTKENRNSADFNSTKGKDYSKYFDFTDAKVISEQEGKTTYRIKGRNVQINSQPDYREGKRRGKEEIEVLYHFEIPPEMEDFGQGKTYHITTYGCQMNEHDTETMKGMLEQLGYRPADDRRDADLILLNTCAIRENAEDKVFGELGHLKSLKLEKPGLLLGICGCMSQEEGVVNRIMNRYGFVDMIFGTHNIHRLPELIKEAVFSRELVIEVWSKEGDIIENLPKKREGLRAWVNIMYGCDKFCTYCIVPFTRGKERSRRPEDVIAEVRELARQGFKEVTLLGQNVNAYGKDFTDIDYTFGDLMDDMRGIDIPRIRFMTSHPRDFDDKLIQVLGKGGNLVEHIHLPVQSGSTAVLKQMSRKYTREAYLELVRKIKAGVPDAVLTTDIIVGFPGETEEQFEETLSLVREVGYDMAYTFIYSPREGTPAAAMEDNVPAEVKSARLQRLNDLIKEQSRQGNERMLGKLVEVLVEGDSKNNINVLAGRTRDSKLVHFEGPPSLIGTMVQVRITSTKTWYIKGDYLAEAAAVL; encoded by the coding sequence ATGACGAAGGAGAACCGGAACTCAGCGGACTTCAACTCCACCAAGGGCAAGGATTACTCCAAGTATTTTGATTTTACCGATGCTAAAGTGATAAGTGAGCAAGAGGGCAAGACCACCTATCGCATAAAAGGAAGAAACGTTCAGATAAACAGCCAGCCCGACTACAGGGAAGGCAAGCGCCGCGGCAAGGAAGAGATCGAGGTGCTCTACCATTTCGAGATTCCGCCGGAGATGGAGGATTTCGGCCAAGGCAAAACCTATCATATCACCACCTACGGCTGCCAAATGAATGAACATGATACCGAAACGATGAAAGGTATGCTGGAGCAACTGGGTTACCGGCCGGCTGATGACCGCAGAGATGCTGATCTTATTCTATTAAATACATGTGCAATCCGCGAGAATGCGGAAGATAAGGTGTTCGGAGAGCTGGGTCATCTCAAATCGCTCAAGCTGGAGAAGCCGGGGCTGCTGCTCGGGATCTGCGGCTGCATGTCCCAGGAAGAAGGCGTAGTTAACCGGATCATGAACCGTTATGGCTTCGTGGATATGATTTTTGGTACGCATAATATCCACCGGCTGCCGGAGCTGATTAAGGAAGCGGTGTTCAGCAGGGAGCTTGTGATCGAGGTCTGGTCCAAGGAAGGCGACATTATTGAGAATCTGCCGAAGAAAAGAGAAGGTTTGCGCGCCTGGGTGAATATTATGTACGGCTGTGACAAGTTCTGCACATACTGCATTGTGCCGTTCACCCGGGGTAAGGAGCGCAGCCGGCGTCCTGAAGATGTCATTGCCGAAGTGCGGGAGCTGGCCCGTCAGGGCTTCAAGGAAGTTACGCTGCTGGGGCAGAATGTAAACGCCTACGGGAAGGATTTTACCGACATTGACTATACATTCGGGGACCTGATGGACGACATGCGGGGGATCGATATTCCGCGTATCCGCTTCATGACGTCGCATCCCCGTGATTTTGACGATAAATTGATTCAAGTGCTTGGCAAGGGCGGAAATCTGGTGGAACATATCCATCTGCCGGTCCAGTCGGGAAGTACAGCCGTCCTGAAGCAGATGAGCCGCAAGTATACCCGTGAAGCATATTTGGAGCTGGTCCGCAAGATCAAAGCAGGCGTGCCAGACGCGGTGCTGACTACCGATATTATTGTCGGTTTCCCGGGTGAAACCGAAGAGCAGTTCGAGGAGACACTGTCGCTGGTGCGCGAAGTAGGGTATGATATGGCATATACCTTCATTTATTCTCCGCGCGAAGGTACTCCGGCTGCTGCTATGGAAGATAACGTTCCGGCGGAAGTCAAAAGCGCGCGCCTGCAGCGTCTGAACGATCTGATCAAAGAACAGAGCCGGCAGGGCAATGAACGGATGCTCGGCAAGCTGGTCGAGGTACTGGTGGAAGGCGACAGCAAGAACAACATCAACGTACTCGCTGGACGTACCCGTGACAGCAAGCTGGTGCATTTCGAAGGCCCGCCGTCACTGATCGGCACAATGGTGCAGGTGAGAATTACCAGTACGAAGACATGGTACATCAAAGGGGACTATCTGGCGGAAGCTGCAGCAGTCCTCTAA
- a CDS encoding cytidine deaminase: protein MQVEQRDLELIQEAIKVIDRNFDEVNERHTVGAAVRCANGKVYAGVNLYSIHGSCAEFIAIGAAITAGEREFETIVATRAQSEGGILLPPCGNCREMLVRYAPNIQVLVQTGNGVEKYSIQELIPYH, encoded by the coding sequence ATGCAAGTTGAGCAGAGAGATCTGGAACTGATCCAGGAAGCCATTAAGGTAATAGACCGCAACTTCGATGAAGTGAACGAGCGTCACACGGTAGGTGCAGCAGTACGCTGCGCGAATGGCAAAGTTTATGCAGGAGTTAATTTGTACTCGATTCATGGCTCATGTGCGGAGTTTATTGCTATCGGCGCGGCGATTACAGCAGGAGAACGGGAATTCGAGACTATCGTTGCTACCAGAGCGCAAAGCGAAGGAGGAATTCTGCTTCCTCCATGCGGCAATTGCCGGGAGATGCTGGTACGTTATGCTCCGAATATTCAGGTTCTGGTGCAAACAGGAAATGGAGTGGAGAAGTACAGCATCCAAGAGCTGATACCGTATCATTAA